One Clostridium novyi NT genomic window carries:
- the spoIIIAG gene encoding stage III sporulation protein AG gives MKKLFDKDRVKESLKDKNGKDYTKKLIFLAILGVFCLIASNIFKSPNTVKVSSENKGSVSQDNKKEVKNIDSSKENEISNEEKEIEEKLKDTLENIEGVGKVKVMVYFKGGEEQIPAINVNDSTSLTEEKDTDGGTRKVTQKNDGKTIVMMNTEKGTEPFVVKKNKPEVSGVCVVAEGADDNLIKLQIHKAVVNLFDLKEKDVNVYSMKK, from the coding sequence ATGAAAAAACTATTTGATAAAGATAGAGTGAAAGAGAGTTTAAAAGATAAAAATGGAAAAGATTACACTAAAAAGTTGATTTTTTTAGCTATACTAGGTGTATTTTGCCTTATTGCAAGTAATATATTTAAATCACCTAACACTGTTAAAGTAAGTTCTGAAAATAAGGGAAGTGTTTCACAAGATAATAAAAAAGAAGTTAAAAATATAGATAGTAGCAAGGAAAATGAAATATCAAATGAAGAAAAAGAAATTGAAGAAAAACTAAAAGATACCCTTGAAAATATTGAGGGAGTTGGAAAGGTTAAAGTAATGGTTTATTTTAAGGGAGGTGAAGAGCAGATACCTGCAATAAATGTTAATGATTCTACTAGTCTTACGGAAGAAAAAGATACAGATGGTGGAACAAGAAAAGTAACTCAAAAGAATGATGGAAAAACTATTGTTATGATGAATACAGAAAAAGGAACAGAACCTTTTGTAGTTAAAAAAAATAAACCAGAAGTAAGTGGTGTTTGTGTTGTTGCAGAAGGTGCAGATGATAACTTAATTAAGCTTCAAATTCATAAAGCAGTCGTAAATTTATTTGACTTAAAAGAAAAAGATGTAAATGTATATTCTATGAAAAAATAA
- a CDS encoding SpoIIIAH-like family protein: MNRKQGVIIVVLLALISCAGVLAVRLNNNLDYVAENDIKNGKTTISFNDSNKKNNTSNYFEESQMMRDNHNAKALQDLKGIMDDEHTSKEQRAEISKKYSDLALADTKQHQIESVLKSKGYENVLCYIQDNKVTVVVKSSKKLTETQTKQIQDVVMDITKIKDVDIQLKE, from the coding sequence ATGAATAGGAAACAGGGGGTAATTATAGTTGTTTTACTAGCACTTATTTCATGTGCAGGGGTACTTGCGGTTAGGTTAAACAATAATTTAGACTATGTGGCTGAAAATGATATAAAAAATGGAAAAACAACTATATCATTTAATGATTCAAATAAAAAGAACAATACTTCAAATTACTTTGAAGAATCTCAAATGATGAGAGATAATCATAATGCAAAAGCTCTTCAAGATTTAAAGGGTATTATGGATGATGAACATACATCAAAGGAACAAAGGGCAGAAATATCTAAAAAATATAGTGATCTTGCACTTGCAGATACTAAACAACATCAAATAGAATCTGTATTAAAAAGTAAAGGATATGAAAATGTACTATGTTACATTCAAGATAACAAAGTTACAGTTGTAGTAAAATCATCTAAAAAGCTTACTGAAACTCAAACAAAACAAATTCAAGATGTAGTTATGGATATTACAAAAATAAAGGATGTAGATATACAATTAAAAGAATAA
- a CDS encoding Asp23/Gls24 family envelope stress response protein, whose product MDENLNVEQETDMEMGIVKISDEVVEVIAGLAASEVDGIEGMSTTLVGGITQILSGKKNLSKGIKVNVEENSATIDLYVVVKYGVKIVDVAKKVQESVKKSVELMTGLNLTAINVYVQNVVLPKEEVRSKEKQD is encoded by the coding sequence ATGGACGAAAACTTAAATGTGGAACAAGAAACAGATATGGAAATGGGAATTGTTAAAATATCAGATGAGGTAGTTGAAGTAATAGCAGGACTTGCTGCTTCAGAAGTAGACGGAATAGAAGGAATGAGTACCACATTAGTTGGAGGAATAACTCAGATACTAAGCGGAAAAAAGAACTTATCTAAAGGAATTAAAGTAAATGTAGAAGAAAATAGTGCTACTATAGATTTATATGTTGTAGTTAAGTACGGTGTTAAAATTGTAGATGTTGCAAAGAAGGTACAAGAGAGTGTTAAAAAATCTGTAGAGCTAATGACTGGGTTAAATTTGACAGCAATTAATGTTTATGTACAAAATGTTGTGCTTCCAAAAGAGGAAGTAAGATCTAAAGAAAAACAAGATTAA
- the nusB gene encoding transcription antitermination factor NusB, protein MNRRKSREVAMKLLFEMSINKEEFSEILKNFKENTDTNMENVDFIYINKIVNGIEQNKEDIDKKIEENLTKWKLNRLSKIDLTILRISTYEIMFMEDIPNKVAVNEAIELAKKYSADNSPAFVNGVLGNMIKA, encoded by the coding sequence ATGAACAGAAGAAAATCAAGAGAAGTGGCTATGAAATTATTATTTGAAATGAGTATTAACAAAGAGGAATTTTCAGAGATATTAAAAAACTTTAAAGAAAATACTGATACAAATATGGAAAATGTTGATTTCATATACATAAATAAAATAGTAAATGGCATAGAACAAAACAAAGAAGACATAGATAAAAAAATAGAAGAAAACTTAACAAAGTGGAAATTAAACAGACTTTCAAAGATAGACCTTACAATACTTAGAATATCTACATATGAAATAATGTTTATGGAGGATATACCTAACAAGGTTGCAGTTAATGAAGCTATAGAACTTGCAAAAAAATATTCAGCAGACAATTCTCCAGCCTTTGTAAACGGAGTGCTTGGAAACATGATAAAAGCATAA
- a CDS encoding bifunctional methylenetetrahydrofolate dehydrogenase/methenyltetrahydrofolate cyclohydrolase — translation MGIKIDGKRLAQDIREELKKQVENINNNEDVKLCMANILVGNDGGSQFYVRNQNKLCHALGIKVKNINLDECIKEEELLNIINELNNDNEVKGIILQLPLPKHLDESKITSAIDINKDIDGLSSISVGKLYKGEKCFVPCTPRGIIELIKTCDIDIEGSNAVVIGRSNIVGKPVAQLLLNENATVTICHSKTKNLKEICLNADILVSAIGKPHFITKDYVKEGAVVIDVGTSSVNGKMVGDVCFDEVIEKAAYVTPVPGGVGAMTTTMLIKNLCEGLK, via the coding sequence ATGGGGATAAAAATAGATGGAAAAAGATTAGCTCAAGATATTAGAGAAGAGTTAAAAAAACAAGTAGAAAATATAAATAATAATGAAGATGTTAAGTTATGCATGGCAAATATACTTGTAGGTAATGATGGTGGATCACAGTTTTATGTTAGAAATCAAAATAAATTATGTCATGCTTTAGGCATAAAAGTAAAAAACATAAACTTAGATGAATGCATAAAAGAAGAAGAATTATTAAATATTATTAATGAGTTAAACAATGATAATGAAGTTAAGGGTATAATACTTCAACTTCCCCTTCCAAAACATTTAGATGAAAGTAAAATAACATCAGCAATAGATATAAATAAGGATATTGATGGACTAAGTAGCATAAGTGTTGGGAAGCTTTATAAGGGAGAAAAATGCTTTGTACCATGTACACCAAGAGGAATTATAGAGCTTATAAAAACTTGTGATATAGATATAGAGGGAAGCAATGCTGTTGTAATAGGAAGAAGCAATATAGTAGGAAAACCTGTAGCTCAGCTTTTACTAAATGAAAACGCAACAGTTACAATATGCCACTCAAAAACTAAGAATTTAAAAGAAATCTGTTTAAATGCAGATATATTAGTGTCAGCTATAGGTAAACCACATTTTATTACAAAAGATTATGTTAAAGAAGGAGCAGTTGTTATTGATGTTGGTACATCTTCTGTAAATGGAAAGATGGTTGGAGATGTGTGCTTTGATGAAGTTATAGAAAAGGCAGCATATGTAACTCCAGTACCAGGTGGAGTTGGAGCAATGACAACTACTATGCTTATAAAAAATCTTTGTGAGGGATTGAAATAA
- the xseA gene encoding exodeoxyribonuclease VII large subunit, with product MQMKTLGVSELNNYIKNVIDNDFILKNSKIKGEISNFKIHISGHIYFSLKDKNSKINCIMFRSYARGLKFIPENGDNVILKGRVSVYQKDGAYQFYCEDIEKEGVGDLFIAFEALKKKLYNEGLFDEYNKKEIPRFAKKIGVITSPTGAAVKDIINVSKRRNKGVELLIYPALVQGENAPKDLINGINYFSNRDDIDTIIIARGGGSIEELWAFNNEDLAYAIYNCNKPVISGVGHETDFTICDFVSDRRAPTPSAAAEIGVFNLNEVNTNIENYKNRLYNLIRNTINLKFKELNSLENAIKINSPMNTIANEYIRIDNLKNKLCHKIESKIEYEKIKLSKANSLLNAHNPLNILSRGFSIIKDEKNNVITTKEKIEENTCINITLKDGSTKVRISDVYK from the coding sequence ATGCAGATGAAAACATTGGGTGTTTCAGAGCTAAACAATTATATAAAAAATGTAATTGATAATGATTTTATTTTAAAAAATTCTAAAATAAAAGGTGAAATATCTAATTTTAAAATACATATAAGTGGTCATATATACTTTTCTTTAAAAGATAAAAATAGCAAAATAAATTGTATTATGTTCAGATCCTATGCTAGAGGGTTAAAATTCATACCTGAAAATGGAGATAATGTAATACTCAAAGGAAGAGTATCAGTATATCAAAAAGATGGTGCATATCAATTTTACTGTGAAGATATAGAAAAAGAAGGCGTAGGAGATTTATTTATAGCCTTTGAAGCGTTGAAAAAGAAATTGTATAATGAAGGATTGTTTGATGAATATAATAAAAAAGAAATACCTAGATTTGCAAAGAAAATAGGAGTTATAACTTCTCCTACAGGAGCTGCAGTTAAAGATATAATAAATGTATCTAAAAGAAGAAACAAAGGTGTAGAACTATTAATTTATCCAGCACTTGTTCAAGGAGAAAATGCACCTAAAGATTTAATAAATGGTATCAATTATTTTTCAAATAGAGATGATATTGATACCATAATAATAGCAAGAGGTGGAGGATCAATAGAAGAACTTTGGGCTTTTAACAATGAAGATTTAGCCTATGCTATATATAATTGTAATAAGCCAGTTATAAGTGGAGTTGGACACGAAACCGATTTTACCATTTGTGATTTTGTAAGTGATAGAAGAGCACCTACACCATCTGCTGCTGCTGAGATAGGTGTTTTTAATTTAAATGAAGTAAATACAAATATTGAAAATTATAAAAATAGATTGTACAATTTAATTAGAAATACAATAAATTTAAAATTTAAAGAGCTAAATTCATTGGAAAACGCAATAAAAATAAATAGTCCAATGAATACTATAGCTAATGAATATATAAGAATAGACAATTTAAAAAATAAGCTTTGCCATAAAATAGAATCTAAAATAGAATACGAAAAAATAAAACTTTCAAAAGCTAATTCTTTACTTAATGCACATAATCCACTAAATATTTTAAGTAGAGGGTTTTCTATTATTAAAGACGAAAAAAATAATGTAATTACAACAAAAGAAAAAATAGAAGAAAATACCTGCATAAACATTACATTAAAAGATGGAAGTACTAAGGTTAGAATAAGTGATGTGTATAAATAA
- a CDS encoding exodeoxyribonuclease VII small subunit: MARKKESYESLMIKLQDIIEEMESEEISLEGSMKNYEEGIKLCNKMYKVLNEAEAKIKILDGNEEKEFVGNDN, from the coding sequence ATGGCAAGAAAAAAGGAATCTTATGAAAGCTTAATGATTAAGTTGCAAGATATCATTGAAGAGATGGAAAGTGAAGAAATATCTTTAGAAGGATCCATGAAAAACTATGAAGAAGGAATAAAACTCTGCAATAAAATGTATAAAGTATTAAATGAAGCAGAGGCTAAAATAAAGATATTAGATGGTAATGAAGAAAAAGAATTTGTTGGGAATGATAATTAA
- a CDS encoding polyprenyl synthetase family protein, which yields MNMNNLKEEVNVWLNNYFENKGSYNKIVYDAMKYSVEVGGKRIRPTLMLCTYNVYKDNYKDIMPMACAIEMIHTYSLIHDDLPAMDNDDLRRGKPTNHKVFGEAMAILAGDGLLNEAMNIMFNYSLNNDIRALKASKIISEASGVEGMIGGQVVDIISEGKKITIDNLKYMHKNKTGKLIKSPIIAGAILGNAPKEDIDILEEFGEKLGLAFQIKDDILDVIGDVKVLGKEIHKDKENNKTTFISEFGLESCKKMCIDLTKECLNLLKQIQGNTRELEEITKFLMKREF from the coding sequence ATGAATATGAATAATTTAAAAGAAGAAGTAAATGTATGGTTAAATAATTATTTTGAAAACAAGGGTAGTTATAACAAAATAGTGTATGATGCTATGAAGTATAGTGTTGAAGTTGGTGGAAAAAGAATAAGACCAACATTAATGCTATGCACTTACAATGTATATAAGGATAATTATAAAGACATAATGCCTATGGCTTGTGCAATAGAGATGATACATACTTATTCTTTAATACATGATGATCTTCCTGCAATGGATAATGACGATTTAAGAAGAGGAAAACCAACTAATCATAAGGTCTTTGGGGAAGCTATGGCAATACTTGCTGGAGACGGTCTTTTAAATGAAGCTATGAATATTATGTTTAATTATTCGTTAAACAATGACATAAGGGCTCTAAAAGCTTCTAAAATAATTAGTGAAGCTTCAGGAGTTGAAGGTATGATCGGTGGACAAGTAGTTGATATTATTAGTGAAGGAAAGAAAATAACTATAGATAATCTTAAATATATGCACAAAAATAAAACAGGTAAGCTTATAAAAAGTCCTATAATAGCAGGAGCAATTTTAGGGAATGCACCTAAAGAAGACATTGATATTTTAGAAGAGTTTGGAGAAAAATTAGGATTAGCATTCCAAATAAAAGATGATATATTAGATGTAATTGGTGATGTTAAAGTTTTAGGAAAAGAAATTCACAAAGATAAAGAAAATAATAAAACAACTTTTATATCTGAATTTGGACTTGAAAGTTGTAAGAAGATGTGCATAGATCTAACAAAAGAATGTTTAAATTTATTAAAACAGATTCAAGGAAATACAAGAGAATTAGAGGAAATAACTAAGTTTTTAATGAAAAGAGAATTTTAA
- the dxs gene encoding 1-deoxy-D-xylulose-5-phosphate synthase, protein MSEIFDNYKGLYELRKMSFSDLDKFAQEIRNFLINKISKTGGHLASNLGVVELTLALYKVFDLDKDKIVWDVGHQTYVHKILTGRADRFDNLRQFGGMSGFPKRCESKYDFFETGHSSTSISAALGMARARDLKNEKCNVVAVIGDGALTGGMAIEALNDVGDKKTNLIVILNDNQMSIGKNVGGVSTYLSRIRIDPKYNKFKADFNDVLRKTNIGTGVADSLSKLKSGIKQMLVPGMFFEEMGIKYLGPIDGHNIKELTEVINTAKNLNGPVLIHTITQKGKGYKFAEKDPNRFHGIGAFNLDTGKVSKISGDTYSKAFGDAIVELAEEDKRIVAITAAMRDGTGLKKFSEKYPKRFFDVGIAEQHAVTLAAGMAQSGLKPIFAVYSTFLQRAYDQVIHDVCHQNLPVVFAIDRAGIVGSDGETHQGVFDLSFLNHMPNMTIMCPKSLHEVKYMLKWAANQNSPVAIRYPRGGDSIELSAKTDYIVGKWEVLKTEGNIALIATGKMVATAIKVQEKMKAMGVNITVINACFVKPIDKSIIKKLVSKNYKIITLEDNVLSGGFGESVLQYANSLITTNSINSESKVVNLGFDDKFIPHGSVDILYKANNLDVDGVVKNIVKIL, encoded by the coding sequence ATGAGTGAAATATTTGATAATTATAAAGGACTTTACGAACTGAGAAAAATGTCTTTTTCAGATTTAGATAAATTTGCTCAGGAAATTAGAAATTTTTTAATAAATAAAATTTCTAAAACTGGGGGTCATTTAGCATCTAATTTAGGTGTAGTAGAGCTTACTTTAGCTTTATACAAAGTTTTTGATTTAGATAAAGATAAAATAGTATGGGATGTAGGACATCAAACTTATGTTCATAAAATACTTACTGGAAGAGCGGATAGATTTGACAATTTAAGACAATTCGGTGGTATGAGTGGATTTCCTAAAAGATGTGAAAGTAAATATGATTTTTTTGAAACGGGACACAGTAGCACATCTATTTCTGCTGCACTAGGTATGGCAAGAGCGAGAGATTTAAAAAATGAAAAATGCAATGTTGTAGCAGTAATTGGGGATGGAGCTTTAACTGGTGGTATGGCAATTGAAGCTTTAAATGACGTAGGAGATAAAAAAACAAATTTAATTGTCATATTAAATGATAATCAAATGTCTATAGGAAAAAATGTAGGAGGAGTTTCTACATATTTAAGCAGAATTAGAATTGATCCGAAATACAATAAGTTTAAAGCTGATTTTAATGATGTTTTAAGAAAAACAAATATTGGAACAGGTGTTGCAGATTCCTTAAGCAAGCTTAAATCTGGAATAAAGCAGATGTTAGTTCCAGGAATGTTCTTTGAAGAAATGGGAATAAAATATTTAGGACCAATAGATGGACATAATATCAAAGAACTCACTGAAGTTATAAATACAGCTAAAAATTTAAACGGACCTGTACTAATACATACAATTACTCAAAAAGGCAAAGGATATAAATTTGCAGAAAAAGATCCTAACAGATTTCATGGCATAGGAGCTTTTAATTTAGATACAGGAAAAGTGTCTAAAATTAGTGGAGATACATATTCAAAAGCATTTGGAGATGCAATTGTAGAACTTGCAGAAGAAGATAAAAGAATAGTTGCAATTACTGCAGCTATGAGAGATGGAACGGGACTTAAAAAATTTAGTGAAAAGTATCCTAAAAGATTTTTTGACGTGGGAATAGCAGAACAACATGCAGTAACTCTTGCAGCAGGTATGGCACAATCAGGATTAAAGCCTATATTTGCGGTTTACTCCACATTCCTTCAAAGGGCATACGATCAAGTTATCCATGATGTATGTCATCAAAATCTTCCAGTAGTATTTGCAATTGATAGAGCTGGAATAGTTGGAAGTGACGGAGAAACTCATCAAGGAGTATTTGATTTATCATTTTTAAATCATATGCCTAATATGACTATTATGTGTCCTAAGAGTTTACATGAAGTAAAGTATATGTTAAAATGGGCGGCTAATCAGAATTCACCAGTGGCTATAAGATATCCAAGGGGTGGAGATAGTATAGAGTTATCAGCAAAGACAGATTATATTGTTGGAAAATGGGAAGTATTAAAGACAGAAGGAAATATAGCTCTAATAGCAACTGGAAAAATGGTTGCTACAGCTATTAAAGTACAAGAAAAAATGAAAGCTATGGGCGTAAACATAACAGTTATAAATGCATGTTTTGTAAAACCAATTGATAAATCTATTATAAAAAAATTAGTATCTAAGAATTATAAAATAATAACTCTAGAGGATAATGTATTATCTGGAGGATTTGGTGAAAGTGTTCTTCAATATGCAAATTCTTTAATTACAACAAATTCTATAAATAGTGAATCTAAGGTTGTAAATTTAGGATTTGATGATAAATTTATTCCTCATGGAAGTGTAGATATACTTTATAAGGCAAACAATTTAGATGTAGATGGAGTAGTAAAAAATATAGTTAAGATTTTATAA
- a CDS encoding TlyA family RNA methyltransferase — MSSVKSERLDILLVEKNIFDSREKAKIAIMEGKIFVNGQRVDKCGQKIKVDSEIEFKGEVMPYVSRGGFKLEKAMKSFDIELQGKVCMDIGASTGGFTDCMLQNGATKVFSIDVGYGQFAWKLRIDPRVVCMERTNARYLTFEDLGEYPNFSSIDVSFISLKKIVPAVVNLLSDDGEVVALIKPQFEAGRDKVGKKGVVREASTHKEVITNILNFLVENNLKIKGLDHSPIKGPEGNIEYLVYFTKDRNYDKEFDFNIIDLVVDSSHENL; from the coding sequence ATGAGTAGTGTCAAAAGTGAAAGGTTAGATATACTTTTAGTTGAAAAAAATATTTTTGATTCTAGAGAAAAAGCTAAAATTGCAATTATGGAAGGAAAAATATTTGTAAATGGTCAAAGAGTAGATAAATGTGGTCAAAAGATAAAGGTGGATTCAGAAATTGAATTCAAAGGCGAAGTAATGCCATACGTAAGTAGGGGCGGATTTAAACTTGAAAAAGCTATGAAAAGTTTTGATATAGAACTTCAAGGAAAAGTATGTATGGACATTGGTGCATCAACAGGAGGATTTACTGATTGTATGCTTCAAAATGGTGCTACAAAGGTATTTTCAATAGATGTTGGATATGGACAATTTGCGTGGAAACTTAGAATTGATCCAAGAGTAGTTTGTATGGAAAGAACCAATGCAAGATATTTAACTTTTGAGGATTTAGGAGAGTATCCAAACTTTTCTAGTATAGATGTATCTTTTATATCCCTAAAGAAGATAGTTCCAGCTGTAGTAAATTTATTATCGGATGATGGAGAAGTGGTTGCACTTATAAAACCACAATTTGAAGCTGGAAGAGATAAGGTTGGTAAAAAGGGTGTTGTAAGAGAAGCAAGTACACATAAGGAAGTAATTACAAATATACTTAATTTTTTAGTGGAAAATAATTTGAAAATTAAAGGTCTTGATCATTCGCCAATAAAAGGACCAGAAGGAAACATAGAATATCTAGTGTATTTTACTAAGGATAGAAATTATGATAAAGAATTTGACTTCAACATTATTGATTTAGTAGTTGATTCTTCACATGAAAATTTATAG
- a CDS encoding NAD(+)/NADH kinase, with product MKNIALNINSSKFIDEGIIESIINKIQKYFKDSTVVLYKDSRGLDSENTRKFDMVVVLGGDGTILRAARSVAEFQVPILGINMGHLGFLTAVEVSEFEEAIKKLSLKKYKIEDRMMLTCEVKNKNETKLYNSLNDVVISRRPLARILNSTIYIDNELYTEFNSDGIIVSTPTGSTGYALSAGGPIVYPTLEAISLTPICPHSMQNRSIMIKSTSEISINVDDKNESVFLTLDGQKGVEIDQFTKITIKKSEFKCKLIRIDGYNYFDVLREKIF from the coding sequence ATGAAAAATATAGCTTTAAATATTAATAGTAGTAAATTTATAGATGAAGGTATAATTGAAAGTATTATAAATAAAATACAAAAGTATTTTAAGGATTCTACCGTTGTATTATATAAAGACTCAAGAGGACTAGATTCTGAAAATACAAGAAAATTTGATATGGTAGTTGTACTAGGTGGAGACGGAACTATACTTAGAGCTGCAAGAAGTGTTGCAGAGTTTCAGGTGCCTATACTAGGAATTAATATGGGACATTTAGGATTTTTGACTGCTGTAGAAGTATCGGAGTTTGAAGAAGCTATAAAAAAATTGAGTTTAAAAAAATATAAAATAGAAGATAGAATGATGCTTACATGTGAAGTTAAGAATAAAAATGAAACAAAATTATATAATTCTTTAAATGATGTAGTAATTTCAAGAAGACCTTTGGCTAGAATATTAAACAGTACTATATATATAGATAATGAACTTTATACAGAATTTAATTCTGATGGCATAATTGTATCAACACCAACAGGATCTACTGGATATGCATTATCTGCTGGAGGACCTATAGTATACCCTACTTTAGAAGCTATATCACTAACACCCATATGTCCTCATTCTATGCAAAATAGAAGCATAATGATAAAAAGCACCAGTGAAATTTCTATTAATGTAGATGACAAAAACGAAAGTGTATTTTTAACATTAGATGGACAAAAAGGCGTGGAAATAGATCAATTTACAAAAATAACAATAAAAAAATCGGAATTTAAATGTAAACTTATAAGAATAGATGGATATAACTACTTTGACGTATTAAGGGAAAAAATTTTTTAG
- a CDS encoding arginine repressor: MKIQRHSKILEIINTKDVETQEELAEELKKRGVDVTQATVSRDIKELKLIKVLSENGRYKYATIAKSDGLLANKLVNVFSNTVISVENVQNFVVVKTLSGSGSAAAESIDSMNFDGIAGTIAGDNTIFILTINENKAEEIVKKLKKMLENK; encoded by the coding sequence ATGAAGATTCAACGACATTCTAAAATTTTAGAAATAATAAACACAAAAGATGTAGAGACACAAGAAGAATTGGCTGAAGAATTAAAAAAAAGAGGAGTAGATGTAACTCAAGCAACAGTGTCTCGTGACATTAAAGAACTTAAATTAATCAAAGTTTTATCCGAAAATGGAAGATACAAATATGCAACCATAGCTAAAAGTGATGGCTTATTAGCTAATAAATTAGTAAATGTATTTTCTAATACTGTAATAAGTGTAGAAAATGTACAAAATTTTGTTGTAGTAAAAACTCTATCAGGATCTGGATCAGCCGCTGCAGAATCAATTGATTCTATGAACTTCGATGGAATTGCGGGAACTATAGCTGGAGATAATACTATATTTATTTTAACAATAAATGAAAATAAAGCTGAAGAAATAGTGAAAAAACTAAAAAAAATGCTTGAAAATAAATAG